GGACAAGAGCTGGCCTAACATGCTCTCATTGGCCAGCACAGCCCTCAGGTACCTGGTCTCATCTTCTAATTCTTCCACTCTCTTGGTCAGCTGAGAATTTTCCTGTTTGAGCACGTTGTTTTCTGTTGACAGGGTGCCAACTTTCTTCTCCAAGGTGCTGACATATTCTTTCTTCTTGAGACGATTCAATCTGGCAGCAATGGCGTTTTTGTTGATCACGTGGTTTGACTGGTTTTGTCTGTTCTTGAGCTTCAACTCAGGTGACGTTCTCTCTGGAGATGAGGCTGTTGAAGTTTCAAACTCAGGATCTCGATTCTTGTCACTGCACACATCAAAATCGGTGAACTCGATATCGAAGAGTGGGGAGGAAGCATCTCTGTCAAGTGTCCATTTTAAGTCTTCTATTCCAAACAGGTCCTCTAGCTCTATTCCAGCGGAGTCAATGTTGTCAGCTGGCAACCTGTCAGATGGACTTGGAAGATCTTCCATCGTATCGACTACTTCGACCTCCACAGGCTGCACATGTGTGTTGCGGCCTCTTCTTCTGGTGATCATTGTGGTTGGACAGTGGGACCGCAAGGACGGCATCCAAAAGATAACTTGCGATTCCTCACCTGTGGAGACAGAAAATATACCGTTAAAGAAACCACTCCAATACAAACTTTAGCATAGCACCGTGAAGGCTGTTAACTAAAATCCTGAGTGCTTTTCACTAATCCATAACAGAAACCAGCAAGAAGCTCTGACTTATCACTGCGGACAATTTTAGTAATCATGTGGAGTTTTGATCAACCTTGACCcttaatgaattaaatgattatGTAATCaaaagtgtgttcagtgttgacTGATTCCTCTTAGCCTGTACAATCATCGTAGCATATCTTGCTCCAGACATCCTCCATTTTCTTACAGGCTCAGCAACAGCTGAGGTGTGTTGCCTAAACGTATGACCAACGTAACTGACTTACTGCTTGAGCCTGGCCCTGCAGCATTAGCACCACACGAAGTTTTACTGTGACCTCTCTATAATTCACCCTGCCACACACAACTCTACTTTAACATGgataatttctctctctcagtatttAACAGCTGGTTTGTTCCACAAAAATCGCGACGTtaatgctaacagctagctaacAAGGCCACGACTGCCCAAGGAGCATAACTAGCCAGCGTTAACCAGATATGGCAACCTTAAATTATAAGTTTACGTGGTGTCTTTCAGTAAAACAAGAAGTAATCATTTAACAAATGTGCCATTGCCCGTTTTCTCGTTAGCTACTGCTAACGCAGTTAGCTACAGCGAAGAGCAGCCATGAGGCAGCGTCACCACACGGAACTCAGGAATGACGCAGCATCTTTTAACAGCACAACTTCAGCCTGCAACTTACCGTCCTGTGCGAGAAactaaaagaaataataataaaatcctGGAACTGAGCCCTGTGGTGCAGCTACGCAGGTTTCTGAACGCTGTCTCAGCCGCCCACCGTCTCCAAACAAAAGGGCAAATGGCGCGGTGAGGCGACTGAGAGCGGAAGTAAAGAGCGAGGTCACTTCCggaaaaattattcaaaataagaGCCCCACTGAACAATGTTCCCTACAACATGGCGCGGTTGTGTAAGCGCAGAGATAACCAGAGGTAAATAAAAACTTCTCTAACAGCCCTGACTGTAGAGTTGCATAGCATTATGTTTTCTACAGGTGTTTCTATTGTTCAGATCACTGTGGGAGCATGCTGAGTATCTCTCCtgttaaattagtttttattttctaattgaCAACCTCTGTGTCCTAATGGTGTTGTGTTGGTTGTGATTCCCTTGAAGAAATATACAAGTACTGAAAGACTAAACAT
This sequence is a window from Pempheris klunzingeri isolate RE-2024b chromosome 11, fPemKlu1.hap1, whole genome shotgun sequence. Protein-coding genes within it:
- the crebzf gene encoding CREB/ATF bZIP transcription factor isoform X2, whose amino-acid sequence is MPSLRSHCPTTMITRRRGRNTHVQPVEVEVVDTMEDLPSPSDRLPADNIDSAGIELEDLFGIEDLKWTLDRDASSPLFDIEFTDFDVCSDKNRDPEFETSTASSPERTSPELKLKNRQNQSNHVINKNAIAARLNRLKKKEYVSTLEKKVGTLSTENNVLKQENSQLTKRVEELEDETRYLRAVLANESMLGQLLSRLSGVNGMKLSSSLFQGPNSNDHDYALPRKRVKVEEKETSGGVCLHVDKNHVSVEFCTKCAESASTSLKM
- the crebzf gene encoding uncharacterized protein crebzf isoform X3, which encodes MPSLRSHCPTTMITRRRGRNTHVQPVEVEVVDTMEDLPSPSDRLPADNIDSAGIELEDLFGIEDLKWTLDRDASSPLFDIEFTDFDVCSDKNRDPEFETSTASSPERTSPELKLKNRQNQSNHVINKNAIAARLNRLKKKEYVSTLEKKVGTLSTENNVLKQENSQLTKRVEELEDETRDPTQTTMTMPYPESV
- the crebzf gene encoding CREB/ATF bZIP transcription factor isoform X1 yields the protein MPSLRSHCPTTMITRRRGRNTHVQPVEVEVVDTMEDLPSPSDRLPADNIDSAGIELEDLFGIEDLKWTLDRDASSPLFDIEFTDFDVCSDKNRDPEFETSTASSPERTSPELKLKNRQNQSNHVINKNAIAARLNRLKKKEYVSTLEKKVGTLSTENNVLKQENSQLTKRVEELEDETRYLRAVLANESMLGQLLSRLSGVNGMKLSSSLFQGPNSNDHDYALPRKRVKVEEKETSGGVCLHVDKNHVSVEFCTKCAESASTSLKIFF